In Vigna angularis cultivar LongXiaoDou No.4 chromosome 8, ASM1680809v1, whole genome shotgun sequence, the DNA window ATGGGGAAAACGTTGAAAATTCTATAGCATATATATCAAACAGAAGGTGTTATAAAAGTCAATATTGAACGTTGACTTGAGATGttacaaataaaacataattatgttGAGTGATCTTCTTTGAATAATAACTTTTAAGATCTACTCAGACTGCAAGGAAGTAGTGGTCCATTCTGGCACCAATCCAGCGGAGGGATAAGAAAGAACAGGTTTTGGGGGTATTTCTTGGGAATTCATGTTGCCTTCTAACATTTCTATTACTCTACTCATAGTAGGTCTATCCTTTGGAAACGTTTGAATGCACCACAAACTAACTGTAATCATTCTCCTTTCTGTCTCTTTTTCTTCTGTGACTATATCACTTCTCAAATCTTGGTCTTGCTCCAGCTTTCGGTATATCCAATCTGGGAAGTATTCACTTGTTTCAGTGGTTTCTTCATTAACATTGTTCCTCACTCCCACAATATCTAGTAGCATCATTCCATAGCTATACACATCAGATTTTTGTGATACTCCACCAAAATGTTTGTTGCACACTTCAGGAGCTACATATCCTATTGTTCCTCTCGCATCTGAAACTGAAATAGTGCTCTCTTTCCCAGGACAAAGTTTTGCAAGCCCAAAATCTGATATCTTGGGACAAAAGTTCTCATCCAAAAGAATGTTATGTGGTTTTATGTCAAAGTGTAAAATACGAGTGTTGCATCCCTTGTGCAGGTACTCTAATCCTCTGGCTA includes these proteins:
- the LOC108319528 gene encoding LEAF RUST 10 DISEASE-RESISTANCE LOCUS RECEPTOR-LIKE PROTEIN KINASE-like 2.5 encodes the protein MYYLYIFLLTTCVFLSLNVVDVILYAIIVIGTFIGAIGIFICLIIGCRKCMSSRRTANEQDIEVFLRDHGTLAQKKYKFSEVKKMTKNFTIKLGEGGFGVVYKGELRNGYHVAVKILTTSKGNGKDFINEVASISRTSHVNVVQLLGFCLEGKKKALIYEFMPNGSLDKFIGNKGLESTSSLSWDNLLQIAKGIARGLEYLHKGCNTRILHFDIKPHNILLDENFCPKISDFGLAKLCPGKESTISVSDARGTIGYVAPEVCNKHFGGVSQKSDVYSYGMMLLDIVGVRNNVNEETTETSEYFPDWIYRKLEQDQDLRSDIVTEEKETERRMITVSLWCIQTFPKDRPTMSRVIEMLEGNMNSQEIPPKPVLSYPSAGLVPEWTTTSLQSE